Proteins encoded together in one Agromyces sp. 3263 window:
- the ligA gene encoding NAD-dependent DNA ligase LigA encodes MADDDIDQGISLPDAADEVERLTIRINEARDAYYERDTTIISDAEYDGLMHELEALERAYPELQSQDSPTLTVGGRGETTLFAPVEHAERMLSLDNVFSPDELAEWANRAQASAGRPVHWLCELKIDGLALNLRYEHGRLVTAATRGDGRVGEDVTENVRYVRGIPTQLAGTGHPPLVEVRGEVFFPTALFDELNARQTAAGEREFANARNAASGSLRQKAENKNAAQLALMRDRLSRLRMLVHGIGAWPDPPVSSQSEVYELLAGWGLPTSPHFRVLDSVQGVQDFVAHHGEHRHDVEHEIDGIVVKVDELALHDELGATSRAPRWAIAYKYPPEQVNTKLLDVVVSVGRTGRATPFAVMEPVRVAGSVVRQATLHNQEVVKAKGVLIGDTVVLRKAGDVIPEVLGPVVELRDGTERAFVMPAECPECGTPLRPMKEGDIDLRCPNARSCPAQVRGRVEHIGSRGALDVEALGEVSAAALTHPAVPAEPPLPTEAGLFDLTVRELFPIEVVVRDVETGLPRLEDDGTPVYRAPFRRLRRRTGKGADAAYDADAAEFAGDPTHVPSKAAYELVANLELAKTKPLWRILVALNIRHVGPVAARALADHFGSLDAIRAAERTELAEVDGVGPIIADSLLEWFEVDWHREILDRWTASGVQFATPGHPGPGAAALAGGVLAGLTIVATGSLEGFTREGAQEAIIAAGGKAASSVSKNTDFVAAGPGAGSKLAKAEALGLRVIDAAQFARLVAEGPSAIES; translated from the coding sequence GTGGCGGACGACGACATCGACCAGGGCATCAGCCTCCCCGACGCGGCCGACGAGGTGGAGCGCCTCACGATTCGCATCAACGAGGCGCGCGACGCGTACTACGAGCGCGACACGACGATCATCTCCGACGCCGAGTACGACGGGCTCATGCACGAGCTCGAGGCCCTCGAGCGCGCGTATCCCGAGCTGCAGAGCCAGGACAGCCCCACGCTGACCGTGGGCGGGCGCGGCGAGACCACCCTCTTCGCGCCGGTCGAGCATGCCGAACGCATGCTCAGCCTCGACAACGTCTTCTCGCCCGACGAGCTCGCCGAGTGGGCGAATCGCGCGCAGGCGTCCGCCGGCCGTCCCGTGCACTGGCTGTGCGAACTCAAGATCGACGGCCTCGCCCTGAACCTCCGCTACGAGCACGGGCGCCTCGTGACCGCGGCCACCCGAGGGGACGGCCGCGTCGGCGAGGACGTCACCGAGAACGTGCGGTACGTCCGGGGCATCCCGACGCAGCTCGCCGGCACGGGGCATCCGCCCCTCGTCGAGGTGCGAGGCGAGGTGTTCTTCCCCACCGCGCTGTTCGACGAGCTCAACGCCCGGCAGACGGCTGCGGGCGAGCGCGAGTTCGCGAATGCGCGGAACGCGGCCAGCGGCTCGCTGCGGCAGAAGGCCGAGAACAAGAACGCGGCCCAGCTCGCCCTCATGCGCGATCGGCTCTCACGGCTGCGCATGCTCGTGCACGGCATCGGCGCCTGGCCCGATCCGCCGGTGTCCTCCCAATCCGAGGTCTACGAGCTGCTCGCCGGATGGGGGCTGCCCACGAGCCCGCACTTCCGCGTGCTCGACTCGGTGCAGGGGGTGCAGGACTTCGTGGCCCACCACGGCGAGCACCGCCACGACGTCGAGCACGAGATCGACGGCATCGTCGTGAAGGTCGACGAGCTCGCCCTGCACGACGAGCTCGGCGCGACCAGCCGGGCGCCCCGCTGGGCGATCGCCTACAAGTACCCGCCCGAGCAGGTGAACACCAAGCTCCTCGACGTGGTCGTGAGCGTCGGGCGCACGGGACGTGCGACGCCGTTCGCGGTCATGGAGCCGGTCCGCGTCGCCGGCTCCGTGGTGCGGCAGGCGACCCTCCACAACCAGGAGGTCGTGAAGGCCAAGGGCGTGCTCATCGGCGACACGGTCGTGCTGCGCAAGGCCGGCGACGTCATCCCCGAGGTGCTCGGCCCCGTCGTCGAACTCCGCGACGGCACCGAGCGGGCCTTCGTCATGCCCGCCGAGTGTCCCGAGTGCGGCACGCCGCTGCGGCCGATGAAGGAGGGCGACATCGACCTCCGCTGCCCCAACGCGCGCAGCTGTCCCGCGCAGGTGCGCGGGCGCGTGGAGCACATCGGCTCGCGGGGCGCCCTCGACGTCGAGGCGCTGGGCGAGGTGTCGGCCGCGGCGCTGACACATCCCGCGGTGCCCGCCGAGCCGCCGCTGCCGACCGAGGCGGGGCTGTTCGACCTGACCGTGCGCGAGCTCTTCCCGATCGAGGTGGTCGTGCGCGACGTCGAGACGGGACTCCCGCGCCTCGAAGACGACGGAACCCCCGTGTACCGGGCGCCGTTCCGCCGACTTCGCCGGCGAACCGGCAAGGGCGCCGACGCCGCCTACGACGCCGATGCCGCCGAGTTCGCCGGCGACCCGACGCATGTGCCGTCGAAGGCGGCCTATGAGCTCGTCGCCAACCTCGAGCTGGCGAAGACCAAGCCGCTCTGGCGCATCCTCGTCGCCCTCAACATCCGGCACGTCGGGCCGGTCGCCGCCCGCGCGCTCGCCGATCACTTCGGCTCGCTCGACGCCATCCGCGCGGCCGAGCGGACCGAGCTCGCCGAGGTCGACGGCGTCGGCCCGATCATCGCCGACTCGCTGCTCGAGTGGTTCGAGGTCGACTGGCACCGCGAGATTCTCGACCGATGGACCGCGTCGGGCGTGCAGTTCGCGACGCCCGGTCATCCCGGTCCGGGCGCGGCCGCGCTGGCTGGGGGAGTGCTCGCCGGGCTCACGATCGTCGCGACCGGCTCGCTCGAGGGGTTCACCCGAGAGGGCGCACAGGAGGCGATCATCGCGGCCGGCGGCAAGGCTGCGTCGAGCGTGTCGAAGAACACCGACTTCGTCGCAGCCGGACCGGGCGCGGGCTCCAAGCTGGCGAAGGCCGAGGCGCTCGGCCTTCGGGTGATCGATGCCGCGCAGTTCGCGCGGCTGGTCGCCGAAGGACCGTCAGCGATCGAGAGCTGA
- a CDS encoding YrzE family protein: MSTPRDPAASYPERPVTAPGDTRAVSATVPATERTDLRPAVDRDADGVDDRREVIDRNADGVDDRRQVIDRNADGVDDRRQVMDPAQQRRDVVAREREAFGGVKVGSAFFGWLTAVGTTTLLTALLAATGAALGLGVDDAEAAADDIGLAPEAIGWIGAIALLVILFVAYYCGGYVAGRMARFNGMVQGLAVWVWALVIAIVVALLGVLIGSRFDLFANLNVFPRIPVTEGDLTVAGIVTAVVVALASLGGAILGGKAGTHYHRKVDRAGFEA, from the coding sequence GTGAGTACCCCACGAGACCCCGCCGCCAGTTATCCCGAGCGACCGGTCACCGCACCGGGGGACACCAGGGCCGTGTCCGCGACGGTGCCCGCCACCGAGCGGACTGATCTGCGGCCCGCCGTGGACCGCGACGCCGACGGCGTCGACGACCGCCGTGAGGTGATCGACCGGAACGCCGACGGCGTCGACGACCGCCGCCAGGTGATCGACCGGAACGCCGACGGCGTCGACGACCGCCGCCAGGTCATGGATCCGGCGCAGCAGCGCCGTGATGTCGTCGCGCGGGAGCGCGAGGCGTTCGGCGGCGTGAAGGTCGGCTCGGCCTTCTTCGGATGGCTCACGGCCGTCGGAACCACGACGCTCCTCACGGCGCTCCTCGCGGCGACCGGAGCAGCGCTCGGCCTCGGCGTGGACGACGCCGAAGCCGCGGCCGACGACATCGGACTGGCTCCCGAGGCGATCGGGTGGATCGGCGCGATCGCGCTGCTCGTCATCCTGTTCGTCGCCTACTACTGCGGTGGCTACGTCGCCGGCCGGATGGCACGCTTCAACGGCATGGTCCAGGGCCTGGCCGTCTGGGTCTGGGCCCTCGTGATCGCCATCGTGGTGGCGCTCCTCGGCGTCCTCATCGGCAGCCGGTTCGACCTCTTCGCCAACCTCAACGTGTTCCCGCGCATCCCCGTGACCGAGGGCGACCTCACGGTCGCCGGCATCGTCACCGCGGTCGTGGTGGCCCTCGCCAGCCTCGGCGGCGCCATCCTCGGCGGCAAGGCGGGCACGCACTACCACCGCAAGGTCGACCGCGCCGGATTCGAGGCGTAG
- the mnmA gene encoding tRNA 2-thiouridine(34) synthase MnmA: protein MKVLAAMSGGVDSAVAAARAVDAGHEVVGVHLALSRMPGTLRTGSRGCCTIEDSMDAQRAANVLGIPYYVWDFSERFKADVVDDFIAEYSAGRTPNPCMRCNERIKFAALLEKALALGFDAVATGHYATIVTDAAGNRELHRASAWAKDQSYVLGVLTAEQLAHAYFPLGDTPSKQLVREEAARRGLSVAQKPDSHDICFIPDGDTKGWLAERVGVEQGDIVDRSGEVVGSHEGAHAYTVGQRRGLHLGTPAPDGRPRFVLEVRPKENTVVVGPKEALATAEIAGSRYTWAGLPPADASTPFACEVQIRAHADPAPAVAVVTDGELVVTPSHPLDGVAPGQTAVVYVGTRVLGQCTIDRTVSAVGVDA, encoded by the coding sequence GTGAAGGTCCTGGCAGCGATGAGCGGCGGCGTCGACAGCGCCGTGGCTGCGGCGCGCGCGGTGGACGCCGGTCACGAGGTGGTCGGCGTGCACCTGGCGCTCAGCCGCATGCCCGGCACGCTGCGCACCGGCAGTCGAGGGTGCTGCACCATCGAGGACTCGATGGACGCCCAGCGTGCCGCGAACGTGCTCGGCATCCCGTACTACGTGTGGGACTTCTCCGAGCGGTTCAAGGCCGACGTCGTCGACGACTTCATCGCCGAGTACTCCGCCGGCCGCACCCCCAACCCGTGCATGCGCTGCAACGAGCGCATCAAGTTCGCCGCCCTGCTCGAGAAGGCGCTCGCGCTCGGGTTCGACGCCGTGGCGACCGGCCATTACGCCACGATCGTCACGGATGCCGCGGGCAACCGCGAACTGCACCGGGCGAGCGCGTGGGCGAAGGACCAGAGCTACGTGCTCGGCGTGCTGACCGCCGAGCAGCTTGCCCACGCCTACTTCCCGCTCGGCGACACTCCCTCGAAGCAGCTCGTGCGCGAAGAGGCGGCACGACGCGGACTCTCGGTCGCGCAGAAGCCCGACTCGCACGACATCTGCTTCATCCCCGACGGCGACACGAAGGGCTGGCTCGCCGAGCGCGTCGGCGTCGAGCAGGGCGACATCGTCGACCGCTCGGGAGAGGTGGTCGGATCCCACGAGGGAGCGCACGCCTACACCGTCGGCCAGCGTCGGGGACTGCACCTCGGCACGCCCGCGCCCGATGGGCGTCCTCGCTTCGTGCTCGAGGTGCGGCCGAAGGAGAACACCGTCGTCGTCGGCCCGAAGGAGGCGCTCGCGACCGCCGAGATCGCGGGCTCCCGCTACACGTGGGCCGGACTTCCCCCTGCCGATGCGTCGACGCCGTTCGCCTGCGAGGTGCAGATCCGCGCCCACGCCGATCCCGCGCCCGCGGTGGCGGTGGTGACCGACGGCGAGCTCGTCGTCACGCCGTCGCATCCGCTCGACGGGGTCGCCCCGGGGCAGACGGCCGTCGTCTACGTCGGCACCCGAGTGCTCGGCCAGTGCACCATCGATCGCACCGTGAGCGCCGTCGGCGTCGACGCCTGA
- a CDS encoding cysteine desulfurase family protein, whose translation MVYLDHAATTPMRPEAIEALTAALAVVGNPSSIHSAGQQAKRLLEEARERIAATLGADGIELVFTGNGTEAVNLAVKGLWWSRQGSGAGRASRPRILVPAGEHHATVDTVEWLAVHEGAVVVELPLDELGRLRLDVLEAELARDAASVALVTMLWANNEVGTIQPVEEVARLTARAGVPLHVDAIAAYGQVSIDVHALRRATDAPAGGGLVALSVSAHKIGGPAGIGALVLDRTAAVEPLIHGGGQQRKVRSGTQDVAAAASFAAAAVAVHDRLDDDARRMAALRDRLIRGALAAVPDARLSGDPDAAGRLPGNVHLSFPGCEGDSLLFLLDAAGVAVSTGSACQAGVPEPSHVLMAMGRSEADARGALRITLGHASTDDDVTAFLAALPRAHAQAAKAGLAGRATSFDR comes from the coding sequence ATGGTGTACCTCGACCACGCCGCGACCACGCCGATGCGGCCCGAGGCGATCGAGGCGCTCACCGCCGCGCTCGCCGTGGTCGGGAATCCGTCGTCGATCCACAGCGCCGGCCAGCAGGCGAAGCGACTGCTCGAGGAGGCGCGTGAGCGCATCGCGGCCACGCTCGGCGCCGACGGCATCGAGCTCGTCTTCACGGGCAACGGAACTGAAGCCGTGAACCTCGCCGTCAAGGGCCTCTGGTGGAGCCGGCAGGGCAGCGGAGCGGGCCGGGCGTCGAGGCCACGCATCCTCGTGCCCGCCGGTGAGCACCACGCGACCGTCGACACCGTCGAGTGGCTCGCCGTCCACGAGGGCGCCGTCGTCGTCGAACTGCCGCTCGACGAGCTCGGGCGGCTGCGGCTCGACGTGCTCGAGGCCGAGCTCGCCCGGGACGCGGCGTCCGTCGCCCTCGTCACCATGCTGTGGGCCAACAACGAGGTCGGCACGATCCAGCCGGTCGAGGAGGTCGCCCGCCTCACCGCGCGCGCCGGCGTGCCCCTCCACGTCGACGCGATCGCGGCCTACGGCCAGGTGTCGATCGACGTTCACGCGCTGCGGCGGGCGACGGATGCGCCGGCCGGCGGCGGTCTCGTCGCCCTCAGCGTCTCCGCGCACAAGATCGGCGGCCCCGCCGGCATCGGCGCGCTCGTGCTCGACCGCACGGCCGCCGTCGAGCCGCTCATCCACGGCGGCGGACAGCAGCGGAAGGTCCGCTCGGGCACGCAGGACGTCGCCGCGGCCGCCTCGTTCGCCGCCGCCGCCGTCGCCGTACACGACCGGCTCGACGACGACGCGCGGCGCATGGCGGCGCTGCGCGACCGGCTCATCCGCGGCGCGCTCGCCGCGGTGCCCGACGCCCGACTCTCGGGCGACCCCGACGCGGCCGGACGCCTGCCCGGCAACGTGCATCTCTCGTTCCCCGGGTGCGAGGGCGACTCGCTCCTCTTCCTCCTCGATGCCGCCGGAGTCGCCGTGTCCACCGGCTCGGCGTGCCAGGCCGGCGTGCCCGAGCCGTCGCACGTGCTCATGGCGATGGGGCGCTCGGAGGCCGACGCACGGGGTGCACTGCGCATCACGCTGGGGCACGCCTCCACCGACGACGACGTCACCGCATTCCTCGCCGCGCTGCCCCGCGCCCACGCCCAGGCCGCGAAGGCGGGGCTCGCCGGCCGGGCGACCTCCTTCGATCGCTGA
- the glgX gene encoding glycogen debranching protein GlgX, which produces MPAADPLRDLGVRAGADGGTIRVWSEHATSVDLEVFANGDLAWAVERTPLVRGAHGVWEASSTALVPGARYGLRVDGPAGSDHAFNPAHTLLDPYARGLAPVADGSWRGVALAPLAESGFEWGGIAKPRVPLDHTVVYETHVRGFSKLNETIPEPLRGTYAGLAHDASLEYLTGLGITTVELLPVHAFVSEQRLVRQGRLNYWGYNTLAFFAAHAPYASAAAQAEGAGAVRREFAGMVRRLHEAGLEVVLDVVYNHTAEEGRQGPTYSFRGIDNASYYRHDAHGRYVDTTGCGNTLDVGHVAAQRLVLDSMRYFADELQVDGFRLDLAATLGRDDHGVYTPEHPLLRAMLEDPVLSTAKLIAEPWDVGPGGWQTGNFPAGFSEWNDRYRDRMRDFWLGDLRRERQTGTAGSGIGRFATRLAGSSNTFSLERGPLASLNFVTAHDGFTLADLTTFDVKHNLGNGEQNRDGTDGNNSYNHGVEGGSDDPLVNADRRRTIRNLLGTLLLSAGVPMITAGDEYGRTQRGNNNAYCHDSELTWLSWRDDERDASILETTRRLLRVREENPAIRPVRFGRLGETTPSASQMDWFTAEGTTMTIDDWHSPEERTLQYLAASTPEFEAFNRILLVVHAHGAPTEVVLPDHPGVTGYTLLWDSAGEQPVDDPTEHAPGERIPIPALSMHLFRAHGDQPDVVSGAV; this is translated from the coding sequence ATGCCTGCCGCCGACCCCCTCCGCGACCTCGGCGTCCGCGCGGGCGCCGACGGCGGGACGATCCGGGTCTGGTCCGAGCACGCGACCTCCGTCGATCTCGAGGTGTTCGCGAACGGCGACCTGGCGTGGGCGGTCGAGCGCACGCCGCTGGTGCGCGGGGCCCACGGGGTGTGGGAGGCGTCGTCGACGGCGCTCGTTCCCGGCGCCCGCTATGGGCTCCGCGTCGACGGGCCAGCGGGCTCCGACCACGCGTTCAACCCGGCGCACACCCTGCTCGACCCCTATGCCCGGGGCCTCGCGCCCGTGGCCGACGGATCGTGGCGCGGCGTCGCCCTCGCGCCACTCGCCGAGAGCGGGTTCGAGTGGGGCGGCATCGCGAAGCCGCGCGTGCCGCTCGACCACACCGTCGTGTACGAGACCCACGTGCGCGGGTTCTCCAAGCTCAACGAGACGATCCCCGAGCCGCTGCGCGGCACCTACGCCGGCCTCGCGCACGATGCATCGCTCGAGTACCTGACGGGCCTCGGCATCACCACCGTCGAGCTGCTGCCCGTGCACGCGTTCGTGTCCGAGCAGCGCCTCGTGCGCCAGGGGCGGCTCAACTACTGGGGCTACAACACCCTCGCCTTCTTCGCCGCGCACGCGCCGTACGCCTCGGCCGCTGCACAGGCGGAGGGCGCCGGGGCGGTGCGGCGTGAGTTCGCCGGCATGGTGCGACGGCTTCACGAGGCCGGCCTCGAGGTCGTGCTCGACGTCGTCTACAACCACACCGCCGAAGAAGGCCGGCAGGGACCGACGTACTCGTTCCGCGGCATCGACAACGCGTCGTACTACCGGCACGATGCACACGGCAGGTACGTCGACACGACCGGCTGCGGCAACACGCTCGACGTGGGCCATGTCGCCGCCCAGCGCCTCGTGCTCGACTCCATGCGGTACTTCGCCGACGAGCTGCAGGTCGACGGATTCCGCCTCGACCTGGCGGCGACCCTCGGCCGCGACGACCACGGCGTGTACACGCCCGAGCACCCGCTGCTGCGCGCCATGCTCGAGGATCCCGTGCTGAGCACCGCGAAGCTCATCGCCGAACCCTGGGACGTCGGCCCGGGCGGCTGGCAGACCGGCAACTTCCCCGCGGGGTTCAGCGAGTGGAACGACCGCTACCGCGACCGGATGCGCGATTTCTGGCTGGGCGACCTCCGCAGGGAGCGGCAGACCGGCACGGCGGGCAGCGGCATCGGCCGCTTCGCGACCCGGCTCGCCGGCTCCTCGAACACCTTCTCCCTCGAGCGTGGCCCGCTCGCCAGCCTCAACTTCGTGACCGCACACGACGGCTTCACGCTCGCCGACCTCACGACCTTCGACGTGAAGCACAACCTCGGCAACGGCGAGCAGAACCGCGACGGCACCGACGGCAACAACTCCTACAACCACGGCGTCGAGGGCGGATCCGACGACCCGCTCGTCAACGCGGACCGGCGCCGCACGATCCGCAACCTGCTGGGGACGCTCCTGCTCTCCGCCGGGGTGCCGATGATCACAGCCGGCGACGAGTACGGCCGCACCCAGCGCGGCAACAACAACGCCTACTGCCACGACTCCGAGCTCACGTGGCTGTCGTGGCGCGACGACGAGCGCGACGCGAGCATCCTCGAGACCACGAGGCGGCTCCTGCGCGTGCGCGAGGAGAACCCGGCGATCCGGCCGGTGCGGTTCGGCCGCCTCGGCGAGACCACCCCGAGCGCGTCGCAGATGGACTGGTTCACCGCCGAGGGCACCACCATGACCATCGACGACTGGCACTCGCCCGAGGAGCGCACCCTGCAGTACCTCGCGGCGTCGACGCCCGAGTTCGAGGCGTTCAACCGCATCCTGCTCGTCGTGCATGCGCACGGCGCGCCGACCGAGGTGGTGCTGCCCGACCACCCGGGCGTCACGGGCTACACCCTGCTCTGGGACTCGGCGGGCGAGCAGCCCGTCGACGATCCCACCGAGCATGCGCCGGGCGAGCGCATCCCGATCCCCGCGCTCTCGATGCACCTCTTCCGCGCCCACGGCGACCAGCCGGACGTCGTGTCCGGGGCCGTCTGA
- the ybaK gene encoding Cys-tRNA(Pro) deacylase — translation MARRTDATAGTPATVALARAGIAFTAHAYEHDPRAAAYGLEAAEKLGLDPDRVFKTLLATVDGALAVGIVPVAMQLDLKALAQALGGKRAEMADPALAERKTGYVVGGISPIGQKTPLPTVLDESAILCETVYVSGGRRGLDLELAPDDLLAVTSGRYAAIARTR, via the coding sequence ATGGCCAGGCGCACGGATGCGACGGCGGGCACGCCCGCCACGGTCGCGCTGGCCCGGGCCGGCATCGCGTTCACGGCGCACGCGTACGAGCACGACCCACGCGCCGCGGCCTACGGGCTCGAAGCGGCGGAGAAGCTCGGCCTCGACCCCGACCGGGTCTTCAAGACGCTCCTCGCGACGGTCGACGGCGCCCTCGCCGTGGGCATCGTGCCCGTCGCGATGCAGCTCGACCTGAAGGCGCTCGCCCAGGCCCTCGGCGGCAAGCGGGCCGAGATGGCCGATCCGGCCCTCGCCGAGCGGAAGACGGGCTACGTGGTGGGCGGCATCAGCCCGATCGGCCAGAAGACGCCCCTGCCGACCGTGCTCGACGAGTCGGCGATCCTCTGCGAGACGGTCTACGTCTCGGGCGGTCGCCGCGGCCTCGACCTCGAGCTCGCACCCGACGACCTGCTCGCCGTCACGTCGGGCCGCTACGCCGCGATCGCCCGCACCCGCTGA
- the glgP gene encoding alpha-glucan family phosphorylase: protein MKPIRKFTVRAVVPGSLAALEELAGNLRWSWHEPTKRLFEHIDPELWRSTRRDPGAFLGEVDPARLDELAADAGYVEWAEGERASLRDYLSQPRWFQSLGTDAPRAVAYFSPEFGITAALPQYSGGLGILAGDHLKAASDLGVPLIGVGLFYKAGYFAQSISPDGWQQERYPVLDPDGLPLSVLRRPDGSPVQVTLALPDEASLHARVWRAAVGRITLLMLDTDIPANTDELRSVTDRLYGGGGEHRLLQELLLGIGGARAVRAFTELRGGPAPDVFHMNEGHAGFLGLERIATHIADGCTFAEALQLVRAGTVFTTHTPVPAGIDRFDRALVARYLTSSLLPGVDPADALALGVEPGADPSTSAFNMAVMGLRLAQRANGVSKLHGQVSRRMFGDLWPGFDADEVPITSITNGVHAPTWTDPALLGLAEARLGTGDTEHADWTSPAVSDAEFWAVKRAMRLQLVEDARRRLAASWAEQHDGASAPKWLTQVLDPDTLTVGFARRVPTYKRLTLMLSDPERLKSILTNPERPVQFVIAGKSHPADDEGKRLIQQLVQFAQQPELRDRIVFLPDYDMGMAELLYPGCDVWLNNPLRPLEACGTSGMKAAMNGALNLSILDGWWAEFAGDDYGWVIPSADAAGDAGERDALEAAALYELLEHRVATRYYERDADGVPVEWVRRVRQTLATLVPQLGADRMVRQYVDELYRPAAEQAARVEADADRGARELAAFDARVRASWPRVQVVHVESGGVESPHVGDELRLRAYVELDGLSPDDVAVEVVYGRSRTDETIEGVRRTPLAPEPGDGWDATPGSGAQRLYTGTVVLDRAGAFGYTVRVVPRHPLLVSAAELGLVTVAG, encoded by the coding sequence GTGAAGCCGATCCGCAAGTTCACCGTCCGTGCCGTCGTGCCGGGCTCCTTGGCCGCCCTCGAGGAGCTCGCCGGCAACCTCCGGTGGTCGTGGCACGAGCCGACGAAGCGCCTGTTCGAGCACATCGACCCCGAGCTGTGGCGCTCGACCCGACGTGATCCCGGCGCGTTCCTCGGCGAGGTCGATCCGGCGAGGCTCGACGAGCTCGCCGCCGACGCGGGATACGTGGAGTGGGCGGAGGGCGAACGTGCGAGCCTTCGCGACTACCTGTCGCAGCCTCGCTGGTTCCAGTCGCTCGGAACGGACGCACCGCGTGCCGTGGCGTACTTCTCGCCCGAGTTCGGCATCACGGCGGCCCTGCCGCAGTACTCGGGCGGCCTCGGCATCCTCGCCGGCGACCACCTGAAGGCGGCCTCCGACCTGGGGGTGCCGCTCATCGGCGTGGGCCTGTTCTACAAGGCCGGCTACTTCGCGCAGTCCATCTCGCCCGACGGCTGGCAGCAGGAGCGGTATCCCGTGCTGGATCCCGACGGCCTGCCGCTGTCGGTCCTCCGTCGACCCGACGGCTCGCCCGTGCAGGTCACGCTCGCGCTCCCCGACGAGGCGTCGCTGCACGCCCGGGTCTGGAGGGCGGCGGTGGGACGCATCACGCTGCTCATGCTCGACACGGACATCCCGGCGAACACCGACGAGCTGCGCTCGGTCACCGACCGCCTCTACGGCGGCGGCGGCGAGCACCGGCTCCTGCAGGAACTGCTCCTCGGCATCGGCGGGGCGCGGGCGGTGCGCGCCTTCACCGAGCTCCGCGGCGGGCCCGCGCCCGACGTGTTCCACATGAACGAGGGCCATGCCGGATTCCTCGGCCTCGAGCGCATCGCGACGCACATCGCCGACGGCTGCACGTTCGCCGAGGCCCTGCAGCTCGTGCGCGCAGGCACCGTCTTCACGACGCACACGCCCGTGCCAGCGGGCATCGACCGCTTCGACCGCGCCCTCGTCGCGCGGTATCTCACGAGCTCGCTGCTGCCGGGCGTCGACCCGGCCGATGCGCTCGCGCTCGGGGTGGAGCCCGGGGCCGATCCGTCGACCAGCGCGTTCAACATGGCGGTCATGGGCCTCCGTCTCGCGCAGCGTGCGAACGGCGTCTCGAAGCTGCACGGGCAGGTCAGCCGCCGCATGTTCGGCGACCTGTGGCCGGGATTCGACGCCGACGAGGTGCCGATCACGTCGATCACGAACGGCGTGCACGCGCCGACCTGGACCGACCCCGCCCTGCTCGGCCTGGCCGAGGCCCGGCTCGGCACGGGCGACACCGAGCACGCCGACTGGACGAGTCCCGCCGTGAGCGACGCCGAGTTCTGGGCCGTGAAGCGCGCGATGCGGCTGCAGCTCGTCGAGGACGCGCGACGCAGGCTCGCCGCATCCTGGGCCGAGCAGCACGACGGGGCGTCCGCGCCGAAGTGGCTCACCCAGGTGCTCGACCCCGACACGCTCACGGTCGGATTCGCCCGGCGCGTGCCGACGTACAAGCGCCTCACGCTCATGCTGAGCGACCCCGAGCGGCTGAAGTCGATCCTGACGAACCCCGAGCGGCCGGTGCAGTTCGTGATCGCCGGCAAGTCGCATCCGGCCGACGACGAGGGCAAGCGGCTCATCCAGCAGCTCGTGCAGTTCGCGCAGCAGCCCGAGCTGCGCGACCGCATCGTGTTCCTCCCCGACTACGACATGGGCATGGCCGAACTGCTCTATCCCGGGTGCGACGTGTGGCTGAACAACCCGCTGCGGCCGCTCGAGGCGTGCGGCACGTCGGGCATGAAGGCGGCCATGAACGGCGCCCTCAACCTGTCGATCCTCGACGGCTGGTGGGCCGAGTTCGCCGGCGACGACTACGGCTGGGTGATCCCGTCAGCGGATGCCGCCGGCGACGCCGGCGAGCGGGATGCGCTCGAGGCAGCCGCCCTCTACGAGCTGCTCGAGCACCGCGTCGCGACCCGGTACTACGAGCGCGACGCCGACGGGGTGCCCGTGGAGTGGGTGCGCCGGGTGCGGCAGACGCTCGCGACGCTGGTGCCGCAGCTCGGCGCGGATCGCATGGTGCGCCAGTACGTCGACGAGCTGTACCGCCCGGCGGCCGAGCAGGCGGCCCGCGTGGAAGCCGACGCCGACCGCGGCGCGCGCGAGCTCGCGGCGTTCGATGCCCGCGTCCGTGCGTCGTGGCCGCGCGTACAGGTCGTGCACGTCGAGTCGGGCGGCGTCGAGTCGCCCCACGTCGGCGACGAGCTGCGGCTGCGCGCCTACGTGGAGCTCGACGGGCTCTCGCCCGACGACGTGGCCGTGGAGGTCGTCTACGGCCGCAGCCGCACCGACGAGACGATCGAGGGGGTGCGTCGCACGCCGCTGGCTCCCGAGCCGGGCGACGGGTGGGATGCCACGCCGGGAAGCGGGGCGCAGCGCCTGTACACCGGCACGGTCGTGCTCGACCGGGCGGGCGCGTTCGGCTACACCGTGCGGGTGGTGCCGCGGCATCCGCTGCTCGTCTCAGCCGCCGAGCTGGGACTCGTCACGGTCGCGGGCTGA